One segment of Deinococcus sp. Leaf326 DNA contains the following:
- a CDS encoding response regulator transcription factor, giving the protein MRFLVVEDEAAIRRPLVASLREAGYAVDEAATAAEARDLASDFPFDALMVDVGLPEGPQAGFDLVRDLRGRGVGAPVLYLTARDAVEDRIAGLDAGGDDYLVKPFHLGEVQARLRALVRRSRAEVQVERHWHDLRLDWTARAVYKAGERVALTAKEFSLLEVLASHPGRVYTREELIDRVWDGRFDAESNVVDTYVRNLRRKLGDDVVRTLRGVGYSFPEGD; this is encoded by the coding sequence ATGCGTTTTCTTGTCGTGGAGGATGAAGCGGCCATCCGCCGCCCGCTGGTCGCCAGTCTCCGTGAGGCCGGCTACGCCGTGGACGAGGCCGCCACCGCCGCCGAGGCCCGTGACCTCGCCTCCGACTTTCCCTTCGACGCCCTGATGGTGGACGTGGGGCTGCCCGAGGGACCGCAGGCGGGATTTGACCTTGTGCGGGACCTGCGTGGGCGCGGCGTGGGGGCGCCGGTGCTGTACCTCACCGCCCGCGACGCCGTCGAGGACCGCATCGCCGGGCTCGACGCGGGTGGGGACGACTACCTCGTCAAGCCGTTTCACCTCGGCGAGGTGCAAGCGCGGCTGCGCGCCCTCGTGCGCCGCAGCCGCGCGGAGGTGCAGGTCGAGCGCCACTGGCACGACCTGCGCCTCGACTGGACCGCCCGCGCCGTCTACAAGGCGGGCGAGCGCGTGGCCCTGACCGCCAAGGAGTTCTCGCTGCTCGAGGTGCTGGCCTCGCATCCGGGCCGGGTCTACACCCGTGAGGAACTCATCGACCGCGTGTGGGATGGCCGCTTCGACGCCGAGTCGAACGTCGTGGATACCTATGTCCGTAACCTGCGGCGCAAACTCGGGGACGACGTGGTGCGGACCCTGCGTGGCGTGGGCTACAGCTTTCCCGAAGGCGACTGA